A segment of the Thermodesulfobacteriota bacterium genome:
TTACCCGGGGGGGCTGCGGCGGGAAATGTATTAACGCGAATATGCCCTGTCGCGGCTGTTTCGGACCGACGGAAAGGATGCTGGACCCCGGCGCGGAGGCCCTGTCTGCCTTTGGATCAATCGTTGGCGCGGGAGGCGAGGATGCCCTGACCATACCGGAGATGAAGGCGGCGGTAAACAGCATTAAGGATCCGGTGGGGACTTTTTACCGGTTTACCTTGCCCACCGCCATTATCAACCGGACCCTCAAGGACGGTCGCAATAAGGTAAAAAAGTAGGGTAACAATTTAGCGCTTTTAAAAATGCGCTAAATCTCATTGCAAAATGGAAAATGCAACATGGAAAATGTAAAATTTCGGACAAAAACCATCAACATTTTGAATTTTGCACTTTGAATCTTGCATTTTGAATTGAAGTTTAGCCAGTTTTTCAAAAGGCTAAACTGATACAAAATAGGGAGATTATCAGCATGGCACAGAAGATTACCATCTCTCCGATAACCAGACTGGAAGGACATGGAAAGATCGATATCTTCCTTGATGACCAGGGAAATGTGAGCGATACCTACTTCCAGGTAGTAGAGCTGCGGGGTTTTGAAAAGTTCTGTCAGGGTCGCCCGGTGGAGGAGTTGCCGCGCATCATGCCCAAGATCTGCGGCGTCTGTCCCGGCGCTCACCATATGGCCTCTTCCAAGGCGGCGGATGCGGTTTATAATGTGAAGATTCCAACGGCGGCGCGTAAGTTGCGGGAACTCTTCTATAATGCGCATATCGCCCATAGTCATATCCTTCATTTCTTTGCCTTGGCCGCCCCGGATTTTATCCCCGGGGCTGAGGCCGATCCGGCGAGAAGAAACGTCATCGGCCTGATTGATGTTGTGGGCAAGGATGTCGGAGTCGAGGTGTTGAAGAACCGGGGGTATGCCCAGAAGATACAGGGCATTATTGCCGGCCATCCGATCCATCCTGTGGCCTCCATCCCCGGCGGGATGTCAAAGCCGTTGACCGGGGACGAGAGAAAAGAGATCGAACAAATGGGGAGATCTCTGGTTGCCTTTGCGCAGAAGAGCCTCAAAATCTTTGAAGACCTCGTGCTTGCTAATAAGAAATATGCCGACTTGATCCTGAGCGATATCTATCATCATGAGACGTATTATGCCGGCCTTGTTGATACTAAGGGGCACGTAAACTTTTATGACGGCCGGATACGGGTTGTGGATCCCAGGGGCGAGGAATTTGTCACATTTGATGCGGCAGATTACCTCCAGCACATCGGAGAACGTGTGGAGCCGTGGTCTTACCTGAAATTTCCCTATCTGAAGGCGGTAGGCTGGAAAGGGCTCGTAGATGGACCGGAGAGCGGGGTTTACCGGGTCAATTCCCTGGCCCGTCTGAATGTGGCGGAGGGCATGGCAACGCCCCTTGCACAGGAGGCCTATGAAAAGTTTTTCGCCTTTTTCGGTCGAAAACCCGTTCACAATACCCTGGCCTTCCACTGGGCACGGTTGATAGAAAACCTCTTTGCTTGTGAAGAGGTCCTCCGGCTGTCCCAGGACCCGGAGATTACCGATCCAAAGGTGCGGACCTTGCCCACGGAAAAGCCTACAGAAGGTGTAGGGGTGGTAGAAGCGGCGCGGGGTACGCTTTATCACCACTACATCACCGATGACCAGGGGATCGTCAAAAAGGTGAACCTGATTGTGGCTACCGTACAAAACAATGCCGCTATGGGTATGTCGGTCAAGAAGGCGGCCGGGAAGCTAATCAAAAACGGTGAGGTGGATAG
Coding sequences within it:
- a CDS encoding Ni/Fe hydrogenase subunit alpha, translating into MAQKITISPITRLEGHGKIDIFLDDQGNVSDTYFQVVELRGFEKFCQGRPVEELPRIMPKICGVCPGAHHMASSKAADAVYNVKIPTAARKLRELFYNAHIAHSHILHFFALAAPDFIPGAEADPARRNVIGLIDVVGKDVGVEVLKNRGYAQKIQGIIAGHPIHPVASIPGGMSKPLTGDERKEIEQMGRSLVAFAQKSLKIFEDLVLANKKYADLILSDIYHHETYYAGLVDTKGHVNFYDGRIRVVDPRGEEFVTFDAADYLQHIGERVEPWSYLKFPYLKAVGWKGLVDGPESGVYRVNSLARLNVAEGMATPLAQEAYEKFFAFFGRKPVHNTLAFHWARLIENLFACEEVLRLSQDPEITDPKVRTLPTEKPTEGVGVVEAARGTLYHHYITDDQGIVKKVNLIVATVQNNAAMGMSVKKAAGKLIKNGEVDSRLLDMVEMAFRAYDPCLACATHCLPGQMPLEVRLIQQGKPIKTLARNMSK